One region of Candidatus Electrothrix rattekaaiensis genomic DNA includes:
- a CDS encoding PIN domain-containing protein: MVIADTGLWVALAYPKDKHHELAKQRLAELSEQNERMITTCAVMTETCHLLLARAGISAQQKFIEKYRQGVFSVFELNTEHSERVAELMRKYADLPMDLADASLVVLAEYLGHGRILSTDQRDFHTYRWKNHQPFENLLLTVNPGAAQHE; this comes from the coding sequence ATGGTTATCGCTGATACCGGTTTATGGGTTGCCTTGGCATATCCGAAAGACAAGCATCACGAATTGGCGAAACAACGTCTTGCCGAATTATCGGAGCAAAATGAACGGATGATTACGACCTGTGCGGTGATGACGGAAACCTGTCATTTACTGCTGGCAAGAGCCGGGATTTCCGCGCAGCAGAAGTTTATTGAAAAATATCGGCAGGGCGTGTTTTCCGTTTTCGAGTTGAATACGGAACATTCAGAGCGGGTTGCCGAACTGATGCGAAAATACGCTGATCTGCCAATGGATCTGGCTGATGCGTCGCTGGTGGTTTTGGCGGAATATCTTGGTCATGGACGTATTCTATCGACGGATCAACGCGACTTTCATACCTATCGCTGGAAGAACCATCAACCGTTTGAGAATCTGCTGTTGACGGTAAATCCGGGAGCGGCGCAGCATGAATGA